The region AGGGACTGGTGCTTCCAATGCAGGCCCCTGCGGATCGTGCAGAGATTCTATCGCTGGCGAAAGGTGCGTCGGCTGATCAACACTATCGACGCTCTGATGGCGCGGTGCGTCCCTTTCCCCGGTGCCATTTGCATCACAGCAAGCAAGCCATGAGCCAGAGCGCTGACTGAAACGCTCCAAGTGCACACGATGGTTTGGCGAATGAACTGAGACCGACACCGCGACGGACCCTCGCTGCGGCTTGATGGCCTTGTGCAGCGCGTCGACACGGTGAGCAGGCAAGGCGATCGATTGTGCATATCGCTCTGGACGCACAGACATTTGAGCATATCGAGACAGGGATATCCAAAGCGACTCGAAGGCTCTACGATGCCTGCCACATGGTGGCCCCGGACGTGATAGTCTCGGGATTGCATCACCGCCCGTTGCTGACGCCGCTAGCTGACTGGATCCAGCCTGTGACTGCAGGCTGTGCAGTCCCCACAGCTGTCTGGCGCAACAGCGTCCTACCATTGATGACTCTGATGCTACATCCGGATGTCGTGCATTTCCCCTGGAATGGACGTCTCCCCATCTGGATGCCTGGTGTCAAGATAGCGACCACCATCTTCGATGTGTTGCCGCTCTCGATTCCGGAGTTCCTCAAGACGGAGGCCGAAAGAGCAAGGTTCTGTAGAGCCCTGCAGCGGGACATTCTGCGCAGCGATGTTATCATTACCTGTTCCGAGTACTCAAAGACTGAGATCATGCGGCATTTCCGGGTGCGGTCGGAACCCGAAGTGATCCACATTGGTGTGACGCTGGACAACGTGGCTTGCAGTGTTGCGCCAGCCGGGGCAGGTGGCTACTTCCTCTACGTGGGAGGGTATGGCAAGCGGAAGGGCGTTGAAGGGCTTGTTCGTGTCTTTCTTGGGTTGCACCGAGAGCGGCTGATCCGTTCGCGACTGGTTCTGACCGGAGACCGTTCGTACTACTCTGAGGAGTTCCGGGCGCTGGTCCGCTCCGGAGTTGACCTCGGCCTGGTAGAGGAACTGGGATACGTG is a window of Armatimonadota bacterium DNA encoding:
- a CDS encoding glycosyltransferase family 4 protein — translated: MPGVKIATTIFDVLPLSIPEFLKTEAERARFCRALQRDILRSDVIITCSEYSKTEIMRHFRVRSEPEVIHIGVTLDNVACSVAPAGAGGYFLYVGGYGKRKGVEGLVRVFLGLHRERLIRSRLVLTGDRSYYSEEFRALVRSGVDLGLVEELGYVSESALPGLYRNAIALVYPSKYEGFGLPPLEAMSVGCPVITTRCTAIPEVCGDAAYYIDPDDERDFGAALIALETNSQLRTELAARGARRVKLFSWGSAAQRFLDILSRLVQK